The following proteins are co-located in the Trichormus variabilis 0441 genome:
- a CDS encoding heme oxygenase (biliverdin-producing), protein MSSNLANKLRVGTKKAHTMAENVGFVKCFLKGVVEKNSYRKLVANFYYIYSAMEEEMEKHSQHPIVSKINFSQLNRKQTLEQDLSYYYGANWREQIQLSPAGEAYVQRIREISATEPELLIAHSYTRYLGDLSGGQILKNIAVTAMNLNDGQGTAFYEFADITDEKAFKAKYRQTLDELAIDEATADRIVDEANAAFGMNMKMFQELEGNLIKAIGMMLYNTLTRKRTRGATELATAE, encoded by the coding sequence ATGAGCAGCAATTTAGCAAACAAACTACGTGTAGGTACGAAAAAAGCCCACACAATGGCAGAAAATGTAGGTTTTGTCAAATGCTTCTTAAAAGGAGTGGTAGAAAAGAACTCTTATCGGAAGCTAGTAGCTAACTTCTACTACATCTACTCGGCAATGGAAGAGGAGATGGAAAAGCATAGCCAGCACCCAATTGTTTCTAAAATCAACTTTTCCCAACTGAATCGTAAGCAGACTCTAGAGCAAGACCTGAGTTACTATTACGGCGCTAACTGGCGCGAACAAATCCAATTATCGCCAGCAGGTGAAGCTTACGTACAACGCATTCGGGAAATCTCTGCAACCGAACCAGAACTGTTGATTGCCCACTCTTACACCCGTTATTTAGGTGATTTATCCGGGGGACAAATTCTCAAAAACATTGCTGTGACAGCGATGAATTTGAATGACGGGCAAGGAACCGCCTTTTATGAGTTCGCAGATATTACTGACGAGAAAGCTTTTAAAGCTAAATATCGTCAAACTTTAGATGAGTTGGCAATTGATGAAGCGACAGCCGATCGCATTGTTGATGAAGCTAACGCCGCCTTTGGGATGAACATGAAAATGTTCCAAGAACTAGAAGGGAACTTAATCAAGGCGATCGGCATGATGCTTTACAACACCTTGACTCGCAAGCGCACACGCGGCGCTACCGAACTAGCTACGGCTGAGTAA
- the prmA gene encoding 50S ribosomal protein L11 methyltransferase: MANTWWEIQILCESALEDSVSWRLEDFGCRGTASESKGDSCLVKGYLPIFQAQLLDLAALGLWLQQDALCIGLSSPTLTWQLIDEEDWASSWKQYWHPQEIGDRFLINPAWLPSPENYDRLVIRLDPGVAFGTGNHATTQLCLESLEMRLSQVPKSFVSKDAGQEPVIIADIGCGSGILSIGAILLGAEKVYAVDTDPLAVQSTFSNRALNEVNPERLVPAEGSVDILKKLIERPVDGIVCNILADVIIQLVPEISEISKPSTWAIFSGILVEQSTSVVEALEKHGWVVATMWKRKEWCCLNVRRT, translated from the coding sequence ATGGCAAACACTTGGTGGGAAATACAGATTTTATGTGAATCGGCGCTGGAAGACTCTGTTTCTTGGCGACTAGAAGATTTTGGTTGTCGTGGTACAGCTAGCGAAAGTAAGGGTGATTCTTGCTTGGTTAAGGGTTATTTGCCGATATTTCAAGCACAGTTATTAGATTTGGCGGCGCTGGGGTTATGGTTGCAGCAAGATGCCCTGTGTATAGGATTATCTTCTCCTACCTTGACTTGGCAACTCATTGATGAGGAAGATTGGGCGAGTAGTTGGAAACAATATTGGCATCCGCAAGAAATAGGCGATCGCTTCCTCATCAATCCCGCATGGCTACCATCACCAGAAAACTACGATAGGTTAGTCATCCGCCTCGACCCCGGTGTAGCATTTGGTACAGGAAACCATGCTACCACTCAATTATGTCTAGAATCTCTAGAAATGAGATTGAGTCAGGTTCCAAAATCATTTGTTAGTAAAGATGCAGGTCAAGAACCTGTGATAATTGCGGATATTGGTTGTGGTTCTGGTATCCTTTCGATTGGGGCAATTCTATTAGGCGCAGAGAAAGTCTATGCAGTAGATACCGACCCCTTAGCCGTGCAGTCAACCTTCAGCAATCGCGCCCTCAACGAGGTCAACCCAGAACGCCTCGTACCAGCAGAAGGTAGCGTAGATATCTTAAAGAAACTGATTGAACGCCCGGTAGATGGAATTGTCTGCAATATTCTCGCTGATGTAATTATTCAATTAGTCCCAGAAATCAGCGAGATATCTAAACCTAGTACTTGGGCTATTTTTAGCGGGATTTTAGTTGAACAATCTACTTCTGTTGTTGAGGCTTTAGAAAAACACGGTTGGGTAGTCGCTACTATGTGGAAACGCAAAGAATGGTGCTGCTTAAATGTCAGGCGTACTTAA
- the serA gene encoding phosphoglycerate dehydrogenase produces the protein MSKVLVSDPIDQAGIDILSQVATVDVNTGLKPAELIEIIGQYDALMIRSGTRVTQEIIEAGTQLKIIGRAGVGVDNVDVPAATRRGIVVVNSPEGNTIAAAEHALAMMLSLSRHIPDANASVKRGEWDRKTFVGAEVYKKTLGVVGLGKIGSHVATVAKAMGMKLLAYDPFISTERAEQLGCQLVDLDLLMQQSDYITLHIPKTPETTHIINATTLAKMKPTARIINCARGGIIDEAALAAAVKEGKIAGAALDVFESEPLGESDLRAIGKDIILTPHLGASTTEAQVNVAIDVAEQIRDVLLGLPARSAVNIPGLGPDVLEELKPYMQLAETLGKLVGQLAGGRVELLTVRLQGELATNKSQPLVIASLKGLLHQALRERVNYVNANIEAKERGIRVIETRDASARDYAGSLRLEATGTLGTHSVTGALLGDKEIHLTDVDGFPINVPPSKYMLFTLHRDMPGIIGKLGSLLGSFNVNIASMQVGRKIVRGDAVMALSIDDPLPDGILAEITKVPGIRDAYTVTL, from the coding sequence ATGTCTAAGGTTCTCGTCTCCGATCCTATTGACCAGGCTGGCATTGACATTCTCTCGCAAGTCGCTACTGTTGATGTCAATACAGGTCTCAAACCAGCAGAATTAATAGAAATTATTGGTCAGTATGACGCGTTAATGATTCGTTCGGGTACGCGCGTCACGCAAGAAATTATTGAAGCAGGTACACAGCTGAAAATCATCGGTCGTGCCGGTGTGGGTGTGGATAATGTAGATGTTCCGGCTGCTACTCGTCGAGGAATTGTTGTTGTCAATTCTCCTGAGGGGAACACCATCGCCGCCGCCGAACACGCCTTGGCAATGATGCTGTCATTATCTCGCCACATCCCCGATGCTAACGCTTCCGTGAAACGCGGTGAGTGGGATCGCAAAACTTTCGTGGGTGCGGAAGTTTACAAAAAAACTTTAGGGGTTGTGGGTTTAGGCAAAATTGGTTCCCATGTGGCTACTGTTGCGAAAGCAATGGGAATGAAATTGTTAGCTTACGATCCCTTCATTTCGACTGAACGGGCTGAACAACTTGGTTGTCAGTTAGTAGATTTAGATTTGCTGATGCAGCAATCTGACTATATCACCCTGCACATTCCCAAAACCCCAGAAACCACCCACATCATCAACGCCACCACTCTGGCGAAAATGAAGCCCACCGCCCGGATTATCAACTGCGCCCGTGGGGGAATCATCGATGAAGCAGCTTTAGCCGCAGCCGTTAAAGAGGGGAAAATTGCTGGGGCGGCGCTGGATGTGTTCGAGTCAGAACCACTGGGTGAATCAGACTTAAGGGCGATCGGTAAGGATATTATCCTTACTCCCCACTTGGGTGCATCCACCACAGAAGCCCAGGTGAATGTAGCTATTGACGTAGCGGAACAAATCCGCGATGTGTTGTTGGGTTTACCCGCACGTTCCGCCGTCAACATCCCCGGACTCGGCCCCGATGTGTTGGAAGAACTCAAACCCTATATGCAGCTAGCGGAAACTTTGGGTAAGTTGGTAGGACAGTTAGCCGGTGGGCGAGTAGAACTACTCACCGTCCGCTTACAAGGTGAACTCGCTACTAATAAGAGTCAGCCTTTAGTAATTGCTTCCCTGAAAGGATTACTACACCAAGCCCTACGGGAACGAGTAAACTACGTCAACGCCAACATAGAAGCCAAGGAACGGGGAATCCGAGTTATTGAAACCCGCGACGCTTCCGCCCGTGACTATGCTGGTTCCCTACGCTTGGAAGCAACAGGAACCTTAGGCACTCATTCTGTCACTGGTGCATTGCTAGGCGATAAGGAAATTCACCTCACCGACGTTGATGGCTTCCCGATTAACGTCCCACCAAGCAAATATATGTTGTTTACCTTGCACCGTGATATGCCAGGAATCATTGGCAAACTCGGTTCCTTACTGGGCAGCTTTAATGTCAATATTGCCAGTATGCAGGTAGGGCGCAAAATCGTCCGTGGTGATGCCGTTATGGCTCTCAGCATTGATGATCCCTTACCAGATGGCATTTTGGCGGAAATCACCAAAGTACCCGGCATCCGGGACGCGTACACAGTAACACTATAG
- a CDS encoding MraY family glycosyltransferase, whose product MNIYNSLRSIGIADPSGSGWLAVVFTFMLAWLVTWRLIPTVRKFALRVGWADQPNARRLNREPLPNAGGLAIYAGVIAALVLASLLRPIELQNVLAQVLTILLGGSILVLIGFIDDQFGLPPSVRLWTQIITALLLVANGIVVDVDFGTPIDSVLSMLLTVLWVVGITNAVNLMDGMDGLAGGISFITAMSLLGVSAQFPNKAAATLVLAALGGGALGFLRHNFHPSKIIMGDAGAYFFGYVLAATSILGSLQRNTIFALGPTVLFLLLPVLDTTQVFIRRLLAGKNPLSTPGKDHLHHRLLAWGLSQRHAAFTLWSITLVCNLLAMRVQGMSIMVIVTTAISIILLLGFTVWQRIRQQS is encoded by the coding sequence ATGAATATCTACAACTCCCTTAGGTCTATAGGCATTGCTGACCCTAGCGGTTCCGGCTGGTTGGCAGTAGTATTCACGTTTATGTTGGCTTGGTTGGTAACGTGGCGTTTGATTCCCACGGTACGTAAATTTGCCTTGCGGGTAGGTTGGGCTGACCAACCAAACGCCCGACGACTCAATCGAGAACCGTTGCCGAATGCAGGGGGTTTAGCCATTTACGCGGGAGTAATTGCCGCATTGGTGTTAGCTAGCCTCTTGCGACCCATTGAGCTACAAAACGTTTTAGCTCAAGTATTGACTATTTTACTAGGGGGTTCGATCCTAGTCTTGATCGGCTTTATTGACGATCAGTTCGGATTACCCCCCTCTGTACGGTTGTGGACGCAAATTATCACAGCTTTATTACTAGTTGCTAATGGCATTGTCGTTGATGTGGATTTCGGCACACCCATCGACTCCGTTCTCTCAATGTTGCTGACTGTGCTGTGGGTTGTGGGTATTACCAATGCCGTCAACTTGATGGATGGGATGGATGGATTGGCAGGGGGCATTAGTTTTATCACTGCCATGAGTTTGTTAGGCGTATCTGCCCAATTCCCTAATAAGGCTGCGGCTACCTTAGTTTTGGCTGCCTTAGGTGGTGGGGCATTAGGCTTTCTGCGTCATAACTTCCATCCCTCAAAAATCATCATGGGTGATGCTGGAGCATACTTTTTTGGTTATGTCCTGGCTGCAACTAGTATTTTAGGTAGCCTGCAAAGGAATACTATATTTGCTCTTGGCCCTACCGTTTTGTTTTTGCTGTTGCCAGTACTGGATACAACCCAAGTGTTTATCAGACGGCTGCTAGCAGGTAAAAACCCCTTGAGTACCCCCGGCAAAGACCACCTACACCACCGTTTACTGGCTTGGGGGTTGTCCCAACGTCATGCGGCATTTACCTTGTGGTCAATCACTTTGGTGTGCAACTTACTAGCCATGAGAGTCCAAGGGATGAGCATCATGGTCATAGTTACCACCGCCATTAGCATTATTCTGCTGCTTGGCTTTACAGTCTGGCAAAGAATCCGTCAGCAGTCCTGA
- a CDS encoding DUF4397 domain-containing protein produces MFLTRRLFLGALTLSLISSTSYPSKSLANSQLSTKPVQEFYTASLLNTVLNPLLHPYRCPTKLRVINAAVPTASPVDVIVNGQRVLENVNFRQASRYVNVTPGNIQVLFVTSGTNSTIASRTFTGAPNSAYTVAITGTLQGPSGQPLFNQSPFVIPEDLTQPNPGKFKGRWYRFSETSAVIDFRISKSSSPNLDETRITDLTPKTAIPYPELTAGTYNFNPVLPDQFDPLINNAFNPPITVEVANQQVPAGVIFDVIATGNGLGQAPNSLLLTTASTQTAPPDANGCYQIVQ; encoded by the coding sequence ATGTTTCTAACAAGACGATTATTCTTAGGTGCTTTGACATTATCTTTAATTAGTTCGACTAGTTATCCATCCAAAAGTTTAGCCAATTCTCAACTATCTACAAAGCCTGTACAAGAATTTTACACTGCAAGCCTATTAAATACTGTTCTAAATCCTCTTTTACACCCTTATAGATGCCCTACCAAATTAAGAGTTATTAACGCTGCGGTTCCTACTGCATCACCAGTTGATGTCATTGTCAACGGTCAAAGAGTTTTGGAGAATGTAAATTTTCGTCAAGCTAGTAGATATGTAAATGTAACACCAGGAAATATTCAGGTACTTTTTGTGACATCCGGCACTAACAGTACAATTGCTTCTAGAACCTTTACAGGAGCGCCTAATAGTGCTTATACAGTAGCAATAACAGGAACACTACAAGGCCCTTCAGGTCAACCATTATTTAATCAATCACCCTTTGTGATTCCAGAGGATTTAACACAGCCTAATCCAGGTAAATTTAAAGGACGTTGGTATCGCTTTTCGGAAACTAGTGCTGTTATAGATTTCCGTATTAGCAAATCCTCTAGCCCAAATTTGGATGAAACTCGTATCACAGACCTGACACCCAAAACTGCTATTCCTTACCCAGAACTTACGGCTGGTACATATAACTTTAATCCAGTTCTACCTGACCAATTTGACCCATTGATCAATAATGCCTTCAACCCACCAATCACAGTAGAAGTTGCCAATCAACAAGTCCCGGCCGGAGTCATTTTTGATGTAATTGCTACAGGTAATGGCTTAGGCCAAGCACCTAACTCATTGCTACTTACAACTGCCTCAACACAAACAGCGCCTCCTGATGCTAATGGGTGTTATCAGATTGTGCAGTAA
- the trxA gene encoding thioredoxin yields the protein MTEKKQFNSFEEMLSGSDLPVLVDFYADWCGPCQMMATILQQVNNQLKDRIRIVKIDTEKYTELATQYQIYALPTLVLFKQGKPVDRIEGVLQTPDLVQRLQSFV from the coding sequence ATGACTGAGAAAAAACAGTTCAACAGCTTTGAAGAGATGCTATCTGGTTCTGATTTACCTGTTTTAGTAGACTTTTATGCTGACTGGTGTGGCCCCTGTCAGATGATGGCGACAATTTTACAACAAGTAAACAATCAACTTAAAGACCGCATACGAATTGTCAAAATTGACACGGAAAAATACACAGAGTTAGCAACTCAGTATCAAATCTACGCTCTACCAACACTAGTATTGTTCAAACAAGGTAAACCAGTTGATCGAATTGAAGGTGTATTGCAAACGCCCGATTTAGTACAGCGTCTGCAAAGTTTTGTTTAG
- a CDS encoding DUF433 domain-containing protein yields the protein MTLQKLESQLLALTPNEKAQAIQLLAQSLGNPWRGIEKTAYVCGGDACITGTRIPVWVLINARRLGISEAQLLKDYPTLSATDLTNAWFYATVYPEEIETAIRENEED from the coding sequence ATGACACTTCAGAAGTTAGAATCACAACTACTTGCCTTGACACCAAACGAGAAAGCACAGGCAATTCAGTTACTTGCTCAAAGTTTGGGCAACCCTTGGCGAGGGATTGAGAAAACTGCCTATGTGTGTGGTGGGGATGCGTGTATTACCGGAACCCGTATTCCTGTTTGGGTTTTAATTAATGCACGTAGGTTAGGTATTAGTGAAGCTCAACTTTTAAAAGACTATCCCACTTTATCTGCAACTGACTTAACTAACGCTTGGTTTTATGCCACAGTATACCCAGAAGAAATTGAAACAGCCATTCGGGAGAATGAAGAAGACTAA
- a CDS encoding DUF5615 family PIN-like protein, protein MARLYADEQFPLEVVVYLRELKHDVLTVQEAGKANSRIPDDEVLAFASSNQRVVLTLNRRDFKRLHKSHSDHAGIIICTDDAARNELAKRINGAILAGEPLSGKLISVVRPAK, encoded by the coding sequence ATGGCTCGTTTATATGCAGATGAACAGTTTCCGTTAGAGGTTGTGGTGTACTTGCGTGAGTTAAAACATGACGTTCTGACTGTACAAGAAGCCGGAAAAGCTAATTCAAGAATTCCCGATGATGAAGTTCTCGCATTTGCAAGTAGTAACCAAAGAGTTGTTTTAACTCTCAATCGCAGGGACTTCAAACGCTTGCATAAATCCCACTCCGATCATGCTGGTATTATTATTTGTACAGACGATGCCGCAAGAAATGAGTTAGCAAAACGAATTAACGGTGCGATTTTAGCAGGAGAACCATTGTCAGGAAAATTAATTAGTGTCGTTAGACCTGCCAAATAA
- the fabG gene encoding 3-oxoacyl-[acyl-carrier-protein] reductase — MAILSENLRGQVAVVTGASRGIGRAIALELANYGATVVVNYASSSTAADEVVAEITGAGGEAVALQADVSQVDQVDNLIDGAIDKFKHIDILVNNAGITRDTLLLRMKPEDWQAVIDLNLTGVFLCTRAVSKLMLKQRSGRIINITSVAGQMGNPGQANYSAAKAGVIGFTKTVAKELASRGITVNAVAPGFIATDMTSNLKSEGILQYIPLGRYGQPEEIAGMVRFLAADPAAAYITGQVFNVDGGMVMA, encoded by the coding sequence ATGGCGATCTTAAGTGAAAATTTACGAGGACAAGTTGCCGTTGTTACAGGTGCTTCACGGGGTATTGGACGAGCGATCGCCTTAGAATTAGCTAATTATGGTGCTACTGTAGTGGTCAATTACGCTAGTTCTAGCACTGCTGCCGATGAAGTGGTAGCAGAAATTACAGGGGCTGGTGGTGAGGCTGTAGCTCTACAAGCCGATGTTTCCCAAGTTGATCAAGTAGATAATCTCATCGATGGGGCGATCGATAAATTCAAACACATTGATATTTTAGTAAATAATGCAGGTATTACCCGCGATACACTGCTACTAAGAATGAAGCCAGAAGACTGGCAAGCGGTCATTGACCTTAACTTAACTGGTGTATTTTTATGCACTCGTGCCGTCAGTAAACTCATGCTTAAGCAACGTTCTGGCAGAATTATTAACATTACCTCTGTGGCTGGACAAATGGGTAATCCCGGCCAGGCGAATTACAGCGCTGCCAAAGCAGGTGTGATTGGCTTTACGAAAACAGTTGCTAAAGAATTAGCTTCTCGCGGCATTACCGTTAACGCTGTCGCTCCTGGTTTCATCGCTACAGACATGACCAGCAACCTCAAATCTGAGGGTATTTTGCAATACATCCCTCTAGGTCGTTATGGTCAACCAGAGGAAATTGCTGGTATGGTACGCTTCCTAGCCGCCGATCCCGCCGCCGCTTATATCACTGGACAAGTCTTTAATGTCGATGGCGGGATGGTAATGGCTTAA
- the groL gene encoding chaperonin GroEL (60 kDa chaperone family; promotes refolding of misfolded polypeptides especially under stressful conditions; forms two stacked rings of heptamers to form a barrel-shaped 14mer; ends can be capped by GroES; misfolded proteins enter the barrel where they are refolded when GroES binds), with amino-acid sequence MAKIISFDEESRRALERGVNALADAVKITLGPKGRNVLLEKKYGTPQIVNDGITVAKEIELEDPLENTGARLIQEVAAKTKDVAGDGTTTATVLVQALIKEGLKNVAAGSNPVSLKRGIDKTTEALVAEIAKVAKPVEGSAIAQVATVSAGNDEEVGAMIAQAVEKVTKDGVITVEESKSLTTELDVVEGMQIDRGYISPYFITNNERQTVELENVRILITDKKISSIQELVPVLEKVARLGQPLLIIAEDVEGDALATLVVNKARGVLSVAAIKAPGFGERRKALLQDIAILTDGQLISEEIGLSLDTASLEALGTAQKITIEKDNTTIVAGNTTKPEIQKRIAQIRRQLEETDSEYDSEKLQERIAKLAGGIAVIKVGAATETELKDRKLRIEDALNATKAAVAEGIVPGGGKTLIYLASKVDEIKKNFDEEEKIGADIVKRALEAPLRQIADNAGVEGSVIVSRVKDSDFNTGYNAATGEFEDLIAAGIIDPAKVVRSALQNAASIAGLVLTTEAIVVEKPEKKAAAPADAGMGGMGGMGGMGGMGGMGGMGGMGMF; translated from the coding sequence ATGGCAAAAATTATTTCGTTTGATGAAGAATCACGGCGTGCTTTAGAGCGGGGTGTCAATGCCCTGGCTGATGCTGTAAAAATTACCTTGGGTCCCAAGGGTCGCAACGTGCTTTTAGAAAAAAAATATGGCACACCCCAAATTGTGAACGATGGTATTACCGTTGCTAAAGAAATTGAATTAGAAGATCCTTTAGAAAATACTGGTGCCAGATTAATTCAAGAGGTAGCAGCTAAAACCAAGGATGTAGCTGGTGATGGCACAACTACGGCTACCGTTTTAGTGCAAGCCCTAATTAAAGAAGGTTTGAAGAACGTCGCGGCTGGTAGCAATCCAGTAAGCTTAAAGCGGGGTATCGATAAAACTACTGAGGCGCTAGTAGCGGAAATTGCTAAAGTCGCCAAGCCTGTAGAAGGTAGTGCGATCGCTCAAGTTGCCACTGTTTCAGCTGGTAACGATGAAGAAGTTGGTGCCATGATTGCTCAAGCAGTGGAAAAAGTCACCAAAGATGGTGTAATCACTGTGGAAGAATCTAAATCCCTGACAACTGAACTAGACGTAGTGGAAGGGATGCAGATTGACAGAGGTTATATTTCCCCCTACTTCATCACCAACAACGAGCGCCAAACGGTGGAGTTAGAAAATGTGCGGATTTTGATTACTGACAAAAAAATCAGCAGTATTCAAGAATTAGTCCCCGTTTTAGAAAAAGTAGCTCGTTTGGGTCAACCCCTACTGATCATTGCTGAAGATGTAGAAGGAGATGCCCTGGCTACTCTAGTTGTGAACAAAGCACGGGGTGTACTTTCTGTAGCGGCAATTAAAGCCCCAGGATTTGGCGAACGCCGCAAAGCATTGTTGCAAGACATCGCCATCCTCACAGACGGTCAACTAATTTCGGAAGAAATTGGCTTAAGCTTAGATACCGCTTCTCTAGAAGCTTTGGGTACGGCGCAGAAAATCACAATTGAAAAAGACAACACCACAATTGTTGCTGGTAACACCACCAAGCCAGAAATTCAAAAGCGGATTGCACAAATTCGCAGACAACTGGAAGAGACTGATTCTGAGTACGATAGCGAGAAATTACAAGAACGTATTGCCAAGTTAGCTGGTGGTATTGCAGTGATCAAAGTCGGTGCAGCAACTGAAACCGAACTCAAAGACCGCAAGCTCAGAATTGAAGACGCACTCAACGCCACCAAAGCGGCTGTTGCGGAAGGTATCGTTCCTGGTGGTGGCAAAACTCTGATTTACTTGGCGAGTAAGGTAGACGAGATTAAGAAAAACTTTGACGAAGAAGAAAAAATCGGCGCTGACATCGTTAAACGAGCTTTAGAAGCTCCTTTACGGCAGATTGCAGATAACGCTGGTGTAGAAGGTTCTGTCATCGTCTCCAGAGTCAAAGACAGCGATTTCAACACCGGTTACAACGCTGCTACCGGAGAATTTGAAGACCTGATTGCGGCTGGTATTATCGACCCCGCAAAAGTTGTCCGTTCAGCATTGCAAAACGCCGCTTCCATTGCCGGTCTAGTTTTAACCACCGAAGCGATCGTTGTGGAAAAACCAGAGAAAAAAGCTGCTGCTCCTGCTGATGCCGGTATGGGCGGCATGGGTGGCATGGGCGGTATGGGCGGTATGGGTGGCATGGGTGGCATGGGCGGTATGGGTATGTTCTAA